A single genomic interval of Zingiber officinale cultivar Zhangliang chromosome 4A, Zo_v1.1, whole genome shotgun sequence harbors:
- the LOC121971275 gene encoding lipid phosphate phosphatase delta-like — translation MEGGISFWQALTLSSIAGWVVAASTFDLTRRVRALTQPLVTRRVIADTPAILRLQRSQNGFLDNLFSTLSCVVSVPFYTGFLPILFWSGHSKLARQMTLLMAFCDYIGNSIKDLVSAPRPSCPPVRRVTATADEKENAMEYGLPSSHCLNTVCLLGYLVFYILTYYPQRDGIEIAILFGLVCLLVFLIGIGRVYLGMHSVTDVIAGIGIGLAILSFWLTVHVYIDEFVISGQNVTSFWAGLSFLLAFAYPTPELPTPSFEYHAAFDGVAFGIVTGIQQTYIHFHHEGVPHVFSPQLPFSAFFGRILVGIPTILIVKFCSKAIAKWLLPIVCNTLGIPIISSSYVPMLKGSISKGKPEGSKQSVYVPKLVAFLPQKAYDVDTGIRFLQYAGLAWSVVDLVPSLFSHLNL, via the exons ATGGAGGGGGGAATTTCTTTTTGGCAGGCGTTGACCCTCTCTTCGATCGCGGGCTGGGTGGTGGCAGCATCGACATTCGATCTTACCAGGAGGGTCAGAGCACTAACGCAGCCGTTGGTCACGCGCCGGGTGATCGCAGATACCCCGGCGATCCTTCGGTTGCAG AGATCGCAAAATGGGTTCTTGGACAATTTGTTCTCCACGCTGTCATGCGTTGTGTCCGTTCCCTTCTATACAGGATTTCTCCCCATTCTTTTCTGG AGCGGGCATTCCAAATTGGCAAGGCAGATGACCTTATTGATGGCTTTCTGTGATTACATTGGGAACTCAATAAAG GATCTCGTATCAGCTCCTAGACCTAGTTGTCCTCCTGTGAGGAGGGTAACTGCCACTGCAGACGAGAAGGAGAATGCCATGGAGTATGGATTGCCTTCTTCACATTGTCTGAACACAGTTTGTTTGTTGGG ATATTTAGTATTCTATATCCTGACATATTATCCACAAAGAGATGGAATTGAGATTGCAATTTTGTTCGGGCTAGTATGCTTGCTTGTCTTTCTAATTGGCATAG GGAGAGTCTATTTAGGTATGCATAGTGTGACAGATGTAATTGCTGGAATTGGCATTGGGCTCGCTATCCTTTCCTTTTGGTTGACGGTCCATGTATATATTGATGAGTTTGTCATCTCTGGACAGAATG TTACATCTTTCTGGGCCGGTCTATCTTTCCTGTTGGCATTTGCATATCCTACTCCGGAATTGCCAACCCCAAGTTTTGAGTACCACGCGGCCTTTGATGGTGTTGCATTTGGAATA GTTACTGGAATTCAACAAACATACATTCATTTTCACCACGAGGGCGTGCCACATGTTTTCAGCCCTCAACTACCATTCTCAGCTTTCTTCGGTCGGATACTGGTTGGCATTCCTACAATACTAATCGTGAAATTCTGCAGCAAGGCTATAGCCAAATGGTTGCTGCCTATTGTCTGCAACACATTGGGCATCCCAATCATATCGTCATCCTATGTACCGATGCTGAAGGGATCCATAAGCAAGGGAAAACCAGAAGGCAGTAAGCAATCAGTTTATGTACCGAAATTGGTTGCTTTTCTCCCTCAGAAGGCATATGATGTTGACACTGGAATTAGGTTTCTTCAGTATGCTGGCCTTGCATGGTCAGTGGTTGATTTGGttccctctctcttctctcaTCTAAATTTGTAG